In Schizosaccharomyces osmophilus chromosome 1, complete sequence, the genomic window ATAATTAAATGTGTTTGTCAAGAGCGTGAAACACTTTGGAGCATACAAACATAGGTCTTAAGATATCGAGTAGAGTGTATGGATACACATATTAGGAAGGAGCTTGAAACGTTGTCTACGGTTTGTACGCTGTGTTGTCATAGCTTCTATGAAAACCTGTATTCTGTTCATTCCATCCGAACACCTGGTAGCGATAATTTTGTATTATCATGCCTTCTTAATCCGTCCAATGCAATAAGAGTAAACCTGATTTTCTTAGAAAACTAGGAATGTTTGTGACCActataaagaaaaaaagatgctAATTATGCAAATTAAATGATGGAAATTCCACTGCTTCGTTTCGGATTTACATTTAGTCATTACGCTTCAAAAGCTCATGGGGAGCCATATATAATATTGAcagaaaaatttatttgaatgaatgaattcaGTAGATTTCTACTCTTGAACCATAATACTGATGGGCGGACATAATTTTGTTATCACTAGTACAAACACCTTGATCTTGCGTATATCTAAACCTGCGTACAACCATCATGTTAGCCAGAAGATTCAGTCGTACGGTAAGGATAGAAAACcgttcaaaattttttattttttcaaacattaCTGATAAATTATTCAGGTCAATCATTTTGTCCGAAGGAAAGCGACTTATGTGAATTCTCCTATAACTTACAAGGCTTTGCATGCAAATGCACCTTTACCTCGATGCCATATCATTGAGCCTCCTCGTGCTACAGTCCCTGAGGCTGTTTCTAACGTAAGATGCTTTTGGGTTTTTGGAATCTGAGTCTTTGATTGGGAATATCCTCAATGGTGTATAACTGGATGCAAAATTTTGCATTCCCGATGAATGATTGATCGGAATTATGCAAAGTATTTTAAATACATTTAGATGTgttgtcttgttttcttgacTTTTTTGAACTCTATCAAGTTACAATTATAGAACCGGTaccaaaacgaaagaaaagaagagaacCCCCTTGTGGTATACCATTTCACTTAATGACTCATATTTCAAttccttgttttttgaGTATTCTTTACTAACAACTCTCAGATTATTGCTTCCACTCCCTTCAATCGTATTCCCAAACCCCAGCGTCACGTCTTCAACTGTCTTGTCCAAAATGAACCTGGTGTCCTTTCTCGTCTATCTGGTATTTTGGCTGCCCGTGGCTTCAACATCGACTCTCTGGTCGTTTGTGCTACTGAAGTCGAAAACCTTTCCCGCATGACCATTGCAATCAGAGGGTAAgtgaattttctttgttgattGTTTCTCTGTTTCCTCAAACCTAACACTTATGACAGAAACGATGAAGTTGTTGAACAAGCGAGACGCCAAATTGAAGATATCGTTTCAGTTTGGGCTGTCTTGGACTATACCGGTACTGATATTGTAGAGCgtgaattgcttttggcCAAAGTATCCCTCTTGGGTCCTGACCACTTCCAACAGCACTTCGAAAGAGAAATGCCAGAGACTGCTGCTGAAGAAGTTGAACAAGCTACTTCCTCTGTTGATAATACCATGACTGCAAGTGCTGCTTTGCAACTTAGAGCAAACCAGCTTTCTGCCATTAATCAAGTTACTCATCTCTTTAACGGTCGAGTTTCGGATATCTCTACCGAAAGTGTTATAATTGAATTGACTGCTCGTCCCGGTCGTGTTGATAACTTTTTGTCTTTACTTCGTCCTTTCGGTGTGTTGGAAGCCAGTCGTACAGGTACTACAGCCATGGCACGTTCTCCTCTTTCCAACGCAATTTCAGATAAAGCCACTGAAGATGCTGTAAGTACCATTTTACTATACTCCTTTTTCCCTAACTAACTTGTATATTAGGATAATGATGAAGTTGTCGATTTGCCACCTGGTTAAACGTAGAGAGTGCTTGCTAGGGTAGTTAATCTCCTTTTTCATACTTATCCATCTTTACTCTTTTTGACTGTTCACCTTCTTTAAGCATATTAGTTTTTGAGTTTGTGTCCTATACTTATCTGCGGTGGTGGAACTTAAATATTTTGGCTCACAAAAATATACGGCAATATCAAATTTGTCTTGGAACCTGAAAATATTTCTATATTGTGAATAGGAAATAGTTGTGATAAGTGTTTTAGAACATGTATGCTTGCTAATTTTTGACGAATCATAAAATGTAATTGACTATTTAAAATTTGAATTCCACCCGTTTAGCCGAGGGTGTCCTGTGCATTCATTACTATTCATTATGCTACGTTGTCGTGAATATTATGCGTAGCTAAAGCGTTCTCCTGCAATTACTCTGTGCGTTTGATAGCTTCTCTTCTGTAAATGGCGTTCAACAAAGAGCTATAGCTCCAAGTTAAATCCAAGGCGCCCATTTGTTTGCCATCTACACGAGATATTTGCTCAGACATGGAACCATTGGGACCATGGAATTCCGAAGCATCTTGTAAAAATTTGTCGGCGTACTTGATCATGTTCTTGCGGATAAGAGGCCAGTTGTAAGGATCACCAAATTCAGCAAACTCAACGAAAAATTGTATATTGTGGTTAGTGAGTTCTGGAAGGCCATAAGAGTCATAGTATTGAATAGCCTTATAGATCACTTCGGCTGCACTGTGGGTACAAAGGAACCAAGGATTGCCAATGGAGCTACCAACACCATCATACACATCTTCCAAATAGCGGCCGATAAGCTGCTTGTGTCCTTGATTGACAGCATAAGAGTTAGTCATTGACTCTTGGAGCTTCTTTAACGTAGGGAGCGTATGCGTGTCAAACTCTTTAGAATAAAGAGAAGCCAGCAAAACAGAACAGTCGAGTCCAGAACGATTAGGAATGTTTTTGTAGCCTTTAATGATTCCCGATTGATGGTCCCAAAACTCGCCAAGCTTGAGATCTATAGGATGTATAGTTTCGGCATAAAGAGTGGATTGATCCCGAGCTCCAATACGCATTGCAAAGGCCGCACCTTCTTGTAAGGCGGTTTTTTGGACGCTCAATGTGAAATAGTGAACATCTTGGATTTCTTCCCAAAGGTCAAAACTAGGTTTCTCCCATACACTGACAGTATAATCCAAGTCTGCCAGGACTGCTTCAATATAAGGAACAACTTCATGTGGCTCTGTTCCATGATCAAACCGATGGTTTAGATATTTGATAAAGGCCATAGCCCTCAAGGCAGGAGAGTCGTTCTGAGGACGTCCCCAATCACCTTCGTAGCTCGAGCCGTCAGTATGAAATTTGGGTTCTCCTAAACCTCCGCTATAAAAGTCTCCGCTAGGgtttttgactttttgtAAGCGAACCATCTCATCCATGTACTTTATAATGATCGGATCAAGGAGCTGGTCGCCTTCGAGAAAACGATCAATAACGGTCATTATGGTAAGAGCACTGTCCCGAACCCATTGGAAATAGTAGTTTGGAACATTGTCGGATGGAGAAGCGATAATGCAACCGGGGTTGATGTTTTTGGTGTGTTTACCACTGTCTCCAACATTGTCAAGCAGATGGCCCATGgcaattcctttttggaGTTCAGTCCAATGATTGATATCCATACTTTCAGATTTTTCAGCAAATGATATTCCGTGTAATGAAGCGGAGCTAACGATAAAAGCTAAGAGCCAGCGAATATGCATACTTCAAAGTAGCGTCGGATATGTATATGGACGTTTGATAAGAATATAAAGATGGTATAAGTAATAcctttataaatatatgTAGTGGTTTAAGACATTCATTATTTGTAGCTGTCTCTTATAAGCATTCGAAATTGccatgtaaacaaacaaatttcaaacaaacaaacaaacatcGCATTACCCTATACAAACAAACCCTTAAACTTAATTGAAGTCAAAgatttataaacaaacaaagaaatcaaaactAAGTCTAGGAATCTCTCGATTCCCtcgttcttttcaaagatgTCAATACATTCGCCAATACATATGGCGAATTCATAGTAGgatttttggtaaattaGCAAGCGCACTTTTGGTAATAGGTGCACTCAATTTTTGCTGTACAAAAGCGAAAAACTCAGGTACAGTCTAAGTacccttttctttcctccTTGGGAATAACTTGAGAATACATTTGTTACATCGAATATATAGATCATTGTGCGGATgaatttgatttatttgtaaatttgtgttttatttctttttctttcattacTTCAATGTCTCTTCTACCTCCTTTTGGTACCTTCTTGTTACGTGGAAATTCTCAGTGTTTGTTTGCATGTCGatataaacaatttcttgGGCTTGAGGAATATGAAGCAATTTACAATAAAGCCATATTCCGCAGAATGCGTAAATTTTCACATCCACAAGCAATTTCCTACGAAATAAATTCTGCCTTGCATGTGTTTTTTATTCgcaacttttttatttttatttttcaaatatttgtttcttttgtttacatatttATTACCGCATTTTGAAGTTCTCCTTAAGTATATTTACTGTATTGCTCTTTGATTCTCTATTCCTTTGCTGACTTCATATCCTAAGGACTCAATACTTGCTATCAACACAACAGTTGACTGCTAGTCCTGTTTGAATTGTAAGAATGTCGAGCTTTCAGCTTCTAACCGTCCTTCCAAAACCTTCCTATGAACATGTCTTTAACAAAGAACGCAATGGTAAATGACAAAGAGACTCCTTGCCGAAGGAAACTAACATGTATAATCAATAGAATTTGTGACTACAACAGCTACAAATCAAGTAGAGGTATATAAACAACATGGCCTCGATTGGATTCTCAACAAAGCGTTCAGCGATCACGAAAAGATTGTCACATGTGTTGACTGGTCTCCTGTTACCAACCGTATCGTAACATGCTCGCAAGACCGCAATGCGTATGTGTATGAGAAACGTTCTGATGGAAGCTGGAAACAGACTTTAGTCCTACTTCGATTGACACGTGCCGCTACGTTTGTCCGCTGGTCTCCCAAGGGTGACAAATTTGCCGTGGGCAGCGGTGCCCGGGTCGTTTCAGTGTGctattttgaagaagaaaatgactGGTGGGTCAGTAAGCATTTAAAGCGCCCATTGAGAAGCACCATCTTGTCTTTGGATTGGCACCCCAACAACGTTCTGCTTGCTGCTGGTTGTGCCGATCGAAAGACGTATGTATTGTCCGCCTACATTCGTGATGTCGATGAAAAGCCTGAAGCTAGTGTCTGGGGATCTCGTCTTCCCTTCAACACCGTTTGTGCCGAATATCCTGCTAATGGCTGGATCCATTCTGTCCAGTTCTCTCCATCAGGAAATGCTTTGGCATACACCAGTCACGATTCTTCCCTTAGTATCGTATACCCAAGTGCTCCAGAGCAACCTCCTCGCGCTTTTGTTACTCTCAAATTGCCCCAGCTTCCCcttcattctcttttatGGGTGAACGAAACCACCATTGTCGCTGCTGGCTATAATTATGCACCTCTGCTTTTCCAAGGAAACGAATCTGGTTGGTCTTTTATTGGTGACTTGGACCCTGGTGCTTCCAAAACCGCAGCTGCTCAAACCGGAAAGGATGCcgaaaaagatgaagaagaatctggACCCGTTTCTTTCTCTGCCTTGCGTTCTACCTTCCGAAACATGGATTTAAAGGGTTCTAGCGAgtctgtttcttctttgccTACCGTACACCAAAACATGGTTTCTTCTCTTCGCCCATATTCCGGTGCTCCAGGAAGCATGAAGTCCTTCACCTCTAGCGGCACAGATGGTTGCATCGTTTTGTGGAACGTTTAATTCATTCAGTTATGATTCATGATCTTTTTGCCGattcactttctttttgcaatATCGTACTGATATTCATGTACTTCAATCTTCGAAATTTAAGTAGTAGATAATTATGAATAAAGCTTGCTTTCGTTACCGtgaatttgtaaatataGACTTGTATGTTTTAGctatctttctttattccTTAATGCTCCGATCAATACTTTAAGCGAATTATTTGTTGAAT contains:
- the arc1 gene encoding ARP2/3 actin-organizing complex subunit Sop2, with the protein product MSSFQLLTVLPKPSYEHVFNKERNEFVTTTATNQVEVYKQHGLDWILNKAFSDHEKIVTCVDWSPVTNRIVTCSQDRNAYVYEKRSDGSWKQTLVLLRLTRAATFVRWSPKGDKFAVGSGARVVSVCYFEEENDWWVSKHLKRPLRSTILSLDWHPNNVLLAAGCADRKTYVLSAYIRDVDEKPEASVWGSRLPFNTVCAEYPANGWIHSVQFSPSGNALAYTSHDSSLSIVYPSAPEQPPRAFVTLKLPQLPLHSLLWVNETTIVAAGYNYAPLLFQGNESGWSFIGDLDPGASKTAAAQTGKDAEKDEEESGPVSFSALRSTFRNMDLKGSSESVSSLPTVHQNMVSSLRPYSGAPGSMKSFTSSGTDGCIVLWNV
- the meu17 gene encoding glucan-alpha-1,4-glucosidase produces the protein MHIRWLLAFIVSSASLHGISFAEKSESMDINHWTELQKGIAMGHLLDNVGDSGKHTKNINPGCIIASPSDNVPNYYFQWVRDSALTIMTVIDRFLEGDQLLDPIIIKYMDEMVRLQKVKNPSGDFYSGGLGEPKFHTDGSSYEGDWGRPQNDSPALRAMAFIKYLNHRFDHGTEPHEVVPYIEAVLADLDYTVSVWEKPSFDLWEEIQDVHYFTLSVQKTALQEGAAFAMRIGARDQSTLYAETIHPIDLKLGEFWDHQSGIIKGYKNIPNRSGLDCSVLLASLYSKEFDTHTLPTLKKLQESMTNSYAVNQGHKQLIGRYLEDVYDGVGSSIGNPWFLCTHSAAEVIYKAIQYYDSYGLPELTNHNIQFFVEFAEFGDPYNWPLIRKNMIKYADKFLQDASEFHGPNGSMSEQISRVDGKQMGALDLTWSYSSLLNAIYRREAIKRTE
- the ilv6 gene encoding acetolactate synthase regulatory subunit Ilv6 — its product is MLARRFSRTVNHFVRRKATYVNSPITYKALHANAPLPRCHIIEPPRATVPEAVSNIIASTPFNRIPKPQRHVFNCLVQNEPGVLSRLSGILAARGFNIDSLVVCATEVENLSRMTIAIRGNDEVVEQARRQIEDIVSVWAVLDYTGTDIVERELLLAKVSLLGPDHFQQHFEREMPETAAEEVEQATSSVDNTMTASAALQLRANQLSAINQVTHLFNGRVSDISTESVIIELTARPGRVDNFLSLLRPFGVLEASRTGTTAMARSPLSNAISDKATEDADNDEVVDLPPG